A portion of the Pagrus major chromosome 8, Pma_NU_1.0 genome contains these proteins:
- the ces2b gene encoding uncharacterized protein ces2b isoform X4 — protein MMMSYSELQHRRLKKQEASWVAALRLCAFSQQGVATRHSLTMSPTMKFRAKQTSFFLMSFLILHVAADLHVHTKLGSLRGTHVSVKGKEAGVHAFLGIPFAKPPVGPALRLAAPQPVEGWKGVRDATQQPLMCVQNVQQVHDLLEQIGVLEAEIPEISEDCLYLNIYTPANRAPNAKLPVMVWIHGGGFGMGSASMYDGSAMAAYQDMVVVLIQYRLGLLGFLSTGDEHMSGNFGLLDQVQALRWVQEHIHNFGGNPDLVTIFGESAGGVSVSLLLLSPLSDGLFHRAIAESGTAAIDILTTNDPLSITQMAADVSGCSSESTEKLADCMKNLDFETFVTVGKNEQIRYAINVDGHFLTKPVDELFQKHELLTVPFMTGVNDDEGGWLLPGFFAPPNWTEGMDREYVQNGISFFSPDPIISGLIVEEYIGNGEDRVKNRDGFTEMLGDLIFTITAIKAANAHRDAGAPVYLYEYQYSPKLLQKRRPSFVGSDHGDEIFLVLGFCFTTSHVKLSDECSEEEMQLSRTMMSYWANFARTGSPNGDGLAHWPKYGAEEHYLQIRLKEQVTGQSLKKDRFVFLTQTLPEKIQQHKSPEVHTKLGSLRGMFVSVKGKLTGVHAFLGIPFAKPPVGPALRLAAPQPVEGWKGVRDATQQPLVCVQHMKFTYDLLESLGAMLPEIPDISEDCLYLNIYTPANRAPNTKLPVMVWIHGGGFGMGSASMYDGSAMAAYQDVVVVLIQYRLGALGFLSTGDEHMSGNFGLLDQVQALRWVQEHIHNFGGNPDLVTIFGESAGGVSVSLLLLSPLSDGLFHHAIAESGTAAMDVLLTNDPLPTTQVVANITGCSFESTEKLADCMKNLDFDTFVNITSNAHLRYPINVDGHFLTKPVEELFQKHELLTVPFMTGVNDDEGGWLLPGLFGPPNWTEGMDREYVQNVISFFNPDPIISGLIVEEYIGNGEDRVKNRDGFTEMLGDVIFNIPAIKAANAHRDAGAPVYLYEYQHPPKLLQKRRPSFVGTDHADELMTVLGFCFTTSHVKLSDECSEEEMQLSRTMMSYWANFARTGSPNGDGLAHWPKYGAEEHYLEIRLKEQVTGQSLKKDRFVFLTQTLPEKIQQHKSPEVHTKLGSLRGMSVSVKGKLTGVHAFLGIPFAKPPVGPALRLAAPQPVEGWKGVRDATQQPSMCVQHMKFTYDLLESLGATLPEIADISEDCLYLNIYTPANRDPNTKLPVMVWIHGGGFAMGSASMYDGSAMAAYQDVVVVLIQYRLGALGFLSTGDEHMSGNFGLLDQVQALRWVQEHIHNFGGNPDLVTIFGESAGGISVSLLLLSPLSDGLFHHAIAESGTAAMDVLVANDPLPTTQVVANITGCSFESTEKLADCMKNVDFDTFVNITSNEQLRYPINVDGHFLTKPVEELFQKHELLTVPFMTGVNDDEGGWLLSGFFGPPNWAEGMDREQVQNVISMFGPDPIISGLIVEEYIGNGEDRVKNRDGFTEMLGDLMFNIPAIKAANAHRDAGVPVYLYEYQHPPKLLQKRRPSFVGTDHADEILTVLGFCFTTSHVKLSDECSEEEMQLSRTMMSYWANFARTGSPNGDGLAHWPKYGAEEHYLEIRLKEQVTGQSLKKDRFVFLTQTLPEKIQQHKSPEVHTKLGSLRGMFVSVKGKLTGVHAFLGIPFAKPPVGPALRLAAPQPVEGWKGVRDATQQPSMCVQNMKFTYDLFESLGATLPEIPDISEDCLYLNIYTPANRDPNTKLPVMVWIHGGGFAIGSASMYDSSAMAAYQDVVVVLIQYRLGALGFLSTGDEHMSGNFGLLDQVQALRWVQEHIHNFGGNPDLVTIFGESAGGVSVSLMLLSPLSDGLFHHAIAQSGTATMDLLVANDPLTMTQVVANITGCSFESTEKLADCMKNLDFDTFVNITSNAQLRYPINVDGHFLTKPVEELFQKHELLTVPFMTGVNDDEGGWLLPGFFCPPNWTEGMDREHVQNVISFFNPDPIISGLIAEEYIGNGEDRVKNRDGFTEMLGDLMFTIPAIKAANAHRDAGAPVYLYEYQCPPKLLQKRRLSFVGSDHGDELMTVLGFCFTTSHVKLSDECSEEEMQLSRTMMSYWANFARTGSPNGDGLAHWPKYGAEEQYLEIRFKEQVTGQSLKKDRFVFLTQTLPEKIRQHQAKKHSEL, from the exons atgatgatgtcatactCTGAGCTGCAGCACCGCCGACTTAAAAAGCAGGAGGCTTCCTGGGTGGCAGCACTTCGTCTCTGCGCTTTTTCCCAGCAGGGTGTCGCAACCCGACACAGCCTCACCATGAGCCCAACCATGAAGTTCCGTGCGAAGCAAACTTCCTTCTTTTTAATGTCCTTTTTAATTCTGCACGTGGCTGCAGACCTACATG TCCACACAAAGCTCGGCAGCCTGAGAGGTACGCATGTGAGCGTAAAGGGGAAGGAGGCTGGAGTCCATGCCTTCCTTGGTATCCCATTCGCCAAGCCACCTGTAGGTCCTGCTCTGAGACTGGCTGCACCACAGCCTGTAGAGGGCTGGAAAGGAGTGAGAGACGCCACCCAGCAGCCACTCAT gtgtgttcagaatGTACAGCAAGTTCATGATCTGCTTGAACAAATCGGTGTCTTGGAGGCAGAAATACCAGAGATTTCAGAAGACTGCCTTTACCTCAACATTTACACTCCTGCAAACAGAGCTCCCAACGCCAAGCTCCCA GTCATGGTCTGGATCCATGGTGGAGGGTTTGGCATGGGGTCAGCTTCAATGTATGATGGCTCCGCCATGGCTGCATACCAGGATATGGTTGTGGTTCTGATCCAGTACCGTTTGGGACTTCTGGGTTTTCTCAG CACTGGCGACGAGCACATGTCAGGGAACTTTGGTTTGCTGGACCAGGTCCAAGCTCTGAGGTGGGTCCAGGAGCACATTCACAACTTTGGAGGAAACCCAGATTTAGTGACTATATTTGGGGAGTCGGCTGGTGGAGTGAGCGTATCCCTCCTG CTTCTCTCGCCACTGTCCGACGGCCTGTTCCACCGTGCCATTGCTGAGAGTGGCACTGCTGCAATTGATATACTCACTACAAACGATCCGCTATCTATAACACAG aTGGCAGCTGATGTATCTGGCTGTAGCTCTGAAAGCACAGAGAAACTTGCTGACTGCATGAAAAACCTCGATTTTGAAACTTTTGTGACTGTTGGGAAG AATGAACAAATAAGATATGCCATAAATGTTGATGGACACTTCCTGACCAAACCTGTCGACGAGCTGTTCCAGAAACATGAACTTCTCACTGTGCCATTCATGACTGGTGTTAATGACGATGAAGGGGGCTGGTTACTTCCTGGT TTCTTTGCTCCTCCAAACTGGACTGAGGGAATGGATCGGGAGTATGTCCAGAACGGAATTTCCTTCTTCAGCCCTGAT CCCATCATCAGTGGTTTGATTGTAGAGGAATACATTGGTAACGGTGAAGATCGTGTGAAAAATAGAGATGGGTTCACAGAGATGCTCGGAGATCTCATATTCACCATTACAGCCATAAAGGCAGCTAATGCTCACAGAG ATGCAGGCGCCCCCGTGTACCTGTATGAGTACCAGTATTCTCCCAAACTCCTGCAGAAAAGAAGGCCAAGCTTTGTCGGCAGTGACCATGGAGATGAAATCTTTTTGGTATTAGGATTTTGCTTCACAACTTCCCATGTCAAGTTAAGTG ATGAATGCTCTGAAGAGGAGATGCAGTTGAGCAGAACCATGATGAGCTACTGGGCTAACTTTGCTCGCACAGG gtCTCCTAATGGGGACGGTCTTGCCCACTGGCCAAAGTACGGAGCAGAAGAACACTACCTGCAAATTCGTTTAAAGGAGCAGGTAACTGGTCAGAGCTTGAAGAAGGACCGGTTTGTCTTCCTGACTCAGACGCTCCCGGAGAAGATCCAACAACATAAATCGCCTGAAGTCCACACAAAGCTCGGCAGCCTGAGAGGTATGTTTGTGAGCGTAAAGGGGAAGTTGACTGGAGTCCATGCCTTCCTTGGTATCCCATTTGCCAAGCCACCTGTAGGTCCTGCTCTGAGACTGGCTGCACCACAGCCTGTAGAGGGCTGGAAAGGAGTGAGGGACGCCACCCAGCAGCCACTCGT gtgtgttcagcATATGAAGTTCACTTATGATCTGCTTGAAAGTTTGGGTGCCATGTTGCCAGAAATCCCAGACATTTCAGAAGACTGCCTTTACCTCAATATCTACACTCCTGCAAACAGAGCTCCCAACACCAAGCTCCCA GTCATGGTCTGGATCCATGGTGGAGGGTTTGGTATGGGGTCAGCTTCAATGTATGATGGCTCTGCCATGGCTGCATACCAGGATGTGGTTGTGGTTCTGATCCAGTACCGTTTGGGAGCTCTGGGCTTtctcag CACTGGAGATGAGCACATGTCAGGGAACTTTGGTCTGCTGGACCAGGTCCAAGCTCTGAGGTGGGTCCAGGAGCACATTCACAACTTTGGAGGAAACCCAGATTTAGTTACCATATTTGGGGAGTCGGCTGGTGGAGTGAGCGTGTCCCTCCTG CTTCTCTCGCCACTGTCTGACGGCCTGTTCCACCATGCCATTGCTGAGAGTGGCACTGCTGCAATGGATGTGCTCCTTACAAATGATCCTCTGCCTACGACACAG GTGGTCGCAAATATAACTGGCTGCAGCTTCGAAAGCACAGAGAAACTCGCTGACTGCATGAAAAACCTCGATTTTGATACTTTTGTGAATATTACGAGC AATGCACACTTAAGATATCCCATAAATGTTGATGGACACTTCCTGACCAAACCTGTCGAGGAGCTGTTCCAGAAACATGAACTTCTCACTGTGCCATTCATGACTGGTGTTAATGATGATGAAGGGGGCTGGTTACTTCCTGGT TTATTTGGTCCTCCAAACTGGACTGAGGGAATGGATCGGGAGTATGTCCAGAACGTAATTTCCTTCTTCAACCCCGAT CCCATCATCAGTGGTTTGATCGTAGAGGAATACATTGGAAACGGTGAAGATCGTGTGAAAAATAGAGATGGGTTCACAGAGATGCTCGGAGATGTCATATTCAACATTCCAGCCATAAAGGCTGCGAATGCTCACAGAG ATGCAGGTGCCCCCGTGTACCTGTATGAGTACCAGCATCCTCCCAAACTCCTGCAGAAAAGAAGGCCGAGCTTTGTTGGCACTGACCATGCAGATGAACTCATGACAGTACTAGGATTTTGCTTCACAACTTCTCATGTCAAGTTAAGTG ATGAATGCTCTGAAGAGGAGATGCAGTTGAGCAGAACCATGATGAGCTACTGGGCTAACTTTGCTCGCACAGG GTCTCCTAATGGGGACGGTCTTGCCCACTGGCCAAAGTACGGAGCAGAAGAACACTACCTGGAAATTCGTTTAAAGGAGCAGGTAACTGGTCAGAGCTTGAAGAAGGACCGGTTTGTCTTCCTGACTCAGACGCTCCCGGAGAAGATCCAACAACATAAATCACCTGAAGTCCACACAAAGCTCGGCAGCCTGAGAGGTATGTCTGTGAGCGTAAAGGGGAAGTTGACTGGAGTCCATGCCTTCCTTGGTATCCCATTTGCCAAGCCACCTGTAGGTCCTGCTCTGAGACTGGCTGCACCACAGCCTGTTGAGGGCTGGAAAGGAGTGAGGGACGCCACCCAGCAGCCATCCAT gtgtgttcagcATATGAAGTTCACTTATGATCTGCTTGAAAGTTTGGGTGCCACATTGCCAGAAATCGCAGACATTTCAGAAGACTGCCTTTACCTCAATATCTACACTCCTGCAAACAGAGATCCCAACACCAAGCTCCCA GTCATGGTCTGGATCCATGGTGGAGGGTTTGCTATGGGGTCAGCTTCAATGTATGATGGCTCTGCCATGGCTGCATACCAGGATGTGGTTGTGGTTCTGATCCAGTACCGTTTGGGAGCTCTGGGCTTtctcag CACTGGAGATGAGCACATGTCAGGGAACTTTGGTCTGCTAGACCAAGTCCAAGCTCTGAGGTGGGTCCAGGAGCACATTCACAACTTTGGAGGAAACCCAGATTTAGTTACCATATTTGGGGAGTCGGCTGGAGGTATAAGCGTATCCCTCCTG CTTCTCTCGCCACTGTCTGACGGCCTGTTCCACCATGCCATTGCTGAGAGTGGCACTGCTGCAATGGATGTGCTCGTTGCAAATGATCCTCTACCTACGACACAG GTGGTCGCAAATATAACTGGCTGCAGCTTTGAAAGCACAGAGAAACTCGCTGACTGCATGAAAAACGTCGATTTTGATACTTTTGTGAATATTACGAGC AATGAACAATTAAGATATCCCATAAATGTTGATGGACACTTCCTGACCAAACCTGTCGAGGAGCTGTTCCAGAAACATGAACTTCTCACTGTGCCATTCATGACTGGTGTTAATGATGATGAAGGGGGCTGGTTACTTTCTGGT TTCTTTGGTCCTCCAAACTGGGCTGAGGGAATGGATCGAGAGCAGGTCCAGAATGTAATTTCCATGTTCGGCCCTGAT CCCATCATCAGTGGTTTGATCGTAGAGGAATACATTGGAAACGGTGAAGATCGTGTGAAAAATAGAGATGGGTTCACAGAGATGCTCGGAGATCTGATGTTCAACATTCCAGCCATAAAGGCAGCTAATGCTCACAGAG ATGCAGGTGTCCCCGTGTACCTGTATGAGTACCAGCATCCTCCCAAACTCCTGCAGAAAAGAAGGCCGAGCTTTGTTGGCACTGACCATGCAGATGAAATCTTGACAGTACTAGGATTTTGCTTCACAACTTCTCATGTCAAGTTAAGTG ATGAATGCTCTGAAGAGGAGATGCAGTTGAGCAGAACCATGATGAGCTACTGGGCTAACTTTGCTCGCACAGG GTCTCCTAATGGGGACGGTCTTGCCCACTGGCCAAAGTACGGAGCAGAAGAACACTACCTGGAAATTCGTTTAAAGGAGCAGGTAACTGGTCAGAGCTTGAAAAAGGACCGGTTTGTCTTCCTGACTCAGACGCTCCCGGAGAAGATCCAACAACATAAATCACCTGAAGTCCACACAAAGCTCGGCAGCCTGAGAGGTATGTTTGTGAGCGTAAAGGGGAAGTTGACTGGAGTCCATGCCTTCCTTGGTATCCCTTTTGCCAAGCCACCTGTAGGTCCTGCTCTGAGACTGGCTGCACCACAGCCTGTAGAGGGCTGGAAAGGAGTGAGGGACGCCACCCAGCAGCCATCCAT gtgtgttcagaatATGAAGTTCACTTATGATCTGTTTGAAAGTTTGGGTGCCACGTTGCCAGAAATCCCAGACATTTCAGAAGACTGCCTTTACCTCAATATCTACACTCCTGCAAACAGAGATCCCAACACCAAGCTCCCA GTCATGGTCTGGATCCATGGTGGAGGGTTCGCTATAGGGTCAGCTTCAATGTATGATAGCTCTGCCATGGCTGCATACCAGGATGTGGTTGTGGTTCTGATCCAGTACCGTTTGGGAGCTCTGGGCTTTctcag CACTGGAGATGAGCACATGTCAGGGAACTTTGGTCTGCTGGACCAGGTCCAAGCTCTGAGGTGGGTCCAGGAGCACATTCACAACTTTGGAGGAAACCCAGATTTAGTTACCATATTTGGGGAGTCGGCTGGTGGAGTGAGCGTATCCCTCATG CTTCTCTCGCCACTGTCTGACGGCCTGTTCCACCATGCCATTGCTCAGAGTGGCACTGCTACAATGGATCTGCTCGTTGCAAATGATCCTCTGACTATGACGCAG GTGGTCGCAAATATAACTGGCTGCAGCTTTGAAAGCACAGAGAAACTCGCTGACTGCATGAAAAACCTCGATTTTGATACTTTTGTGAATATTACGAGC AATGCACAATTAAGATATCCCATAAATGTTGATGGACACTTCCTGACCAAACCTGTCGAGGAGCTGTTCCAGAAACATGAACTTCTCACTGTGCCATTCATGACTGGTGTTAATGATGATGAAGGGGGCTGGTTACTTCCTGGT TTCTTTTGTCCTCCAAACTGGACTGAGGGAATGGATCGGGAGCATGTCCAGAACGTAATTTCCTTCTTCAACCCCGAT CCCATCATCAGTGGTTTGATCGCAGAGGAATACATTGGAAACGGTGAAGATCGTGTGAAAAATAGAGATGGGTTCACAGAGATGCTCGGAGATCTGATGTTCACCATTCCAGCCATAAAGGCAGCTAATGCTCACAGAG ATGCAGGCGCCCCCGTGTACCTGTATGAGTACCAGTGTCCTCCCAAACTCCTGCAGAAAAGAAGGCTGAGCTTTGTCGGCAGTGACCATGGAGATGAACTCATGACAGTACTAGGATTTTGCTTCACAACTTCTCATGTCAAGTTAAGTG ATGAATGCTCTGAAGAGGAGATGCAGTTGAGCAGAACCATGATGAGCTACTGGGCTAACTTTGCTCGCACGGG GTCTCCTAATGGGGACGGTCTTGCCCACTGGCCAAAGTACGGAGCAGAAGAACAATACCTGGAAATTCGTTTCAAGGAGCAGGTAACTGGTCAGAGCTTGAAGAAGGACCGGTTTGTCTTCCTGACTCAGACGCTCCCGGAGAAGATCCGACAACATCAAGCAAAGAAGCACAGCGAGCTTTAG